Proteins encoded within one genomic window of Gadus chalcogrammus isolate NIFS_2021 chromosome 6, NIFS_Gcha_1.0, whole genome shotgun sequence:
- the LOC130384364 gene encoding prosaposin-like, with protein MEVFGFFLVVFSASLAPGEFRFIDEYSKSDISHETLSPDICSECSQIMNITSEKGSNDDTQELLHEKLKHLCRRLSSDEHDDCKSRVDTYLPEIARMKPREVCQVLGHCVLGVVGPAQVVPRTVASPPPFSPDLSTQFSPQCTLCLFLIRKMEDMLPKNRTEDAVVKLMGQVCALLPSSYKRKCNDFIDKYGKQIVEFLMSSAAPHSICALLHLCLLEEASTVEMLPPSSDCQACRHLLVLSRLHLDLNSTRPIQTSDFLGSVCLQHPNAIPKCEVFLKNFGSRLQRVLGNQLDPSDACERAELCAAVKVSSSSQTQHCNLGPTFWCQDVKSALMCGNLAYCKKHLWR; from the exons ATGGAGGTCTTTGGCTTTTTCTTGGTGGTTTTCTCTGCATCGCTGGCCCCGG GAGAGTTCCGATTCATCGACGAATACTCCAAGAGCGACATCAGTCACGAGACCCTG AGTCCTGATATTTGTTCAGAATGCAGCCAGATTATGAATATAACCTCAGAAAAAGGCTCCAACGACGACACACAG GAACTGCTTCATGAGAAGCTGAAACACCTGTGCAGGCGCCTCAGCAGTGATGAACACGATGACTGCAAATCTCGAGTGGACACCTATCTACCTGAGATCGCTCGAATG AAGCCCCGTGAGGTGTGCCAGGTCCTGGGCCACTGTGTTCTGGGAGTGGTCGGACCTGCTCAGGTCGTCCCTCGGACGgtggcctctcctcctccgttcAGCCCTGACCTCAGTACTCAG ttCAGCCCTCAGTGCACACTGTGTCTGTTCCTGATCAGAAAGATGGAGGACATGCTGCCTAAAAACAGGACTGAG GACGCGGTGGTGAAGCTCATGGGACAGGTGTGCGCTCTGCTCCCCAGCAGCTACAAGAGGAAATGCAACGACTTCATTGATAAATATGGAAAGCAGATCGTTGAGTTTCTGATGTCCTCAGCGGCTCCGCATTCGATCTGTGCTCTGCTGCACCTCTGCCTGCTGGAGGAGGCGTCAACTGTGG AGATGCTGCCTCCATCCTCGGACTGCCAGGCGTGTCGTCACCTGTTGGTTCTCAGCAGGCTTCACCTCGACCTCAACTCCACCCGGCCCATCCAGACCTCCGATTTCCtcgggtctgtctgtctccagcaCCCTAACGCTATCCCTAAG TGCGAGGTGTTTCTGAAAAACTTTGGGTCTCGGCTGCAAAGGGTTCTGGGAAACCAGTTGGACCCTTCAGACGCCTGCGAG AGAGCAGAGCTATGTGCTGCGGTGAaagtctcctccagctcccagaCACAGCACTGTAACCTGGGGCCAACCTTCTGGTGCCAGGACGTGAAGTCGGCGCTTATGTGTGGC AATCTAGCCTACTGCAAGAAACACCTGTGGAGATGA
- the LOC130384363 gene encoding U4/U6.U5 tri-snRNP-associated protein 2-like isoform X1, whose protein sequence is MVSLKRENIELEDDDDEKEGVVAKVGRGRAAEDRRSRHCPYLDTINRSVLDFDFEKLCSISLSHINVYACLICGKYFQGRGLKSHAYTHSVQFTHHVFLNLHTLKFYCLPDNYEIIDSSLEDVTYVLKPTFTRPHISGLDKQGKLYRAYDGTTYLPGIVGLNNIKANDYANVVLQALSNVPPLRNYFLEEENYRGIRRPPGDIMFLLVQRFGELMRKLWNPRNFKAHVSPHEMLQAVVLCSKKTFQITKQGDSVDFLSWFLNALHNALGGTKKKPSSITNVFQGSMRIFSKKLPHPDLTPEEKEELLLTEEYQEKISESTFLYLTLDLPTAPLYKDEKEQLIIPQVPLFNILGKFNGSTEKEYKTYKENFLKKFQLTKLPPYLIFCIKRFTKNNFFVEKNPTIVNFPITNVDLREYLTEESQVTEKHTTYDLVANVVHDGKPTEGAYRTHVLHHGTGKWYEMQDLQVTDILPQMITLSEAYIQIWKRREDDDTPIHTGA, encoded by the exons ATGGTCTCATTAAAGCGAGAAAACATTGAACttgaggacgacgacgacgagaaAGAAGGGG TGGTTGCCAAGGTGGGACGAGGACGGGCCGCGGAGGACCGGAGGAGCCGCCACTGCCCTTACCTGGACACAATCAACAG GAGCGTTCTGGACTTCGATTTTGAGAAGTTATGTTCGATATCGCTCTCCCACATTAACGTGTATGCCTGTCTCATATGTGGAAAGTACTTTCAAG GCAGAGGTCTCAAGTCGCATGCTTACACCCACAGTGTCCAGTTCACCCACCATGTGTTCCTCAACCTGCATACCCTGAAGTTCTACTGCCTACCAGACAACTACGAGATCATCGACTCTTCCCTGGAGGACGTTACA TATGTGTTGAAGCCCACCTTCACCAGGCCTCACATCTCGGGGCTGGATAAGCAGGGCAAGCTGTACCGGGCGTATGACGGAACCACCTACCTCCCTGGCATCGTGGGGCTCAACAACATCAAAGCCAACGACTACGCCAACGTGGTGTTGCAG GCACTGTCCAACGTTCCCCCTCTGCGGAACTacttcctggaggaggagaactacCGGGGCATCCGACGGCCCCCCGGGGACATCATGTTCCTCCTGGTGCAGCGCTTCGGCGAGCTGATGAGGAAGCTGTGGAACCCCCGGAACTTCAAGGCCCATGTGTCGCCTCACGAGATGCTGCAGGCCGTGGTGTTGTGCAGCAAGAAGACCTTCCAGATCACCAAGCAAG GCGATTCGGTGGACTTCCTGTCCTGGTTCCTGAATGCCCTCCATAACGCTCTCGGAGGCACAAAGAAGAAACCAT CAAGCATCACAAATGTGTTTCAAGGCTCCATGCGGATCTTCTCCAAAAAGCTTCCACATCCAGATTTA ACACCAGAGGAAAAGGAGGAATTGCTGCTGACAGAAGAGTACCAGGAGAAGATATCGGAGTCCACCTTCCTGtatttgacccttgacctcccAACGGCACCGCTGTACAAGGATGAGAAGGAGCAGCTGATCATTCCTCAGGTGCCCCTCTTCAACATCCTGGGCAAGTTCAACGGCAGCACAGAGAAG GAGTACAAAACATACAAAGAGAATTTCCTCAAGAAATTCCAGCTGACCAAACTGCCCCCCTACCTGATATTCTGCATCAAGCGCTTCACCAAGAACAACTTCTTTGTGGAGAAAAACCCCACCATTGTCAACTTCCCCATCAC TAACGTGGACCTCCGAGAGTACCTGACGGAGGAAAGCCAGGTCACAGAAAAGCACACGACCTACGACCTTGTAGCCAACGTGGTGCATGATGGGAAGCCCACCGAGGGAGCCTACAGAACACACGTACTGCACCAC GGCACGGGGAAGTGGTACGAGATGCAGGACCTGCAAGTGACGGACATCCTGCCCCAGATGATCACCCTGTCTGAGGCCTACATCCAG ATCTGGAAACGCAGGGAGGATGATGACACACCGATCCACACCGGAGCGTAG
- the LOC130384363 gene encoding U4/U6.U5 tri-snRNP-associated protein 2-like isoform X2 → MWKVLSSVQFTHHVFLNLHTLKFYCLPDNYEIIDSSLEDVTYVLKPTFTRPHISGLDKQGKLYRAYDGTTYLPGIVGLNNIKANDYANVVLQALSNVPPLRNYFLEEENYRGIRRPPGDIMFLLVQRFGELMRKLWNPRNFKAHVSPHEMLQAVVLCSKKTFQITKQGDSVDFLSWFLNALHNALGGTKKKPSSITNVFQGSMRIFSKKLPHPDLTPEEKEELLLTEEYQEKISESTFLYLTLDLPTAPLYKDEKEQLIIPQVPLFNILGKFNGSTEKEYKTYKENFLKKFQLTKLPPYLIFCIKRFTKNNFFVEKNPTIVNFPITNVDLREYLTEESQVTEKHTTYDLVANVVHDGKPTEGAYRTHVLHHGTGKWYEMQDLQVTDILPQMITLSEAYIQIWKRREDDDTPIHTGA, encoded by the exons ATGTGGAAAGTACTTTCAAG TGTCCAGTTCACCCACCATGTGTTCCTCAACCTGCATACCCTGAAGTTCTACTGCCTACCAGACAACTACGAGATCATCGACTCTTCCCTGGAGGACGTTACA TATGTGTTGAAGCCCACCTTCACCAGGCCTCACATCTCGGGGCTGGATAAGCAGGGCAAGCTGTACCGGGCGTATGACGGAACCACCTACCTCCCTGGCATCGTGGGGCTCAACAACATCAAAGCCAACGACTACGCCAACGTGGTGTTGCAG GCACTGTCCAACGTTCCCCCTCTGCGGAACTacttcctggaggaggagaactacCGGGGCATCCGACGGCCCCCCGGGGACATCATGTTCCTCCTGGTGCAGCGCTTCGGCGAGCTGATGAGGAAGCTGTGGAACCCCCGGAACTTCAAGGCCCATGTGTCGCCTCACGAGATGCTGCAGGCCGTGGTGTTGTGCAGCAAGAAGACCTTCCAGATCACCAAGCAAG GCGATTCGGTGGACTTCCTGTCCTGGTTCCTGAATGCCCTCCATAACGCTCTCGGAGGCACAAAGAAGAAACCAT CAAGCATCACAAATGTGTTTCAAGGCTCCATGCGGATCTTCTCCAAAAAGCTTCCACATCCAGATTTA ACACCAGAGGAAAAGGAGGAATTGCTGCTGACAGAAGAGTACCAGGAGAAGATATCGGAGTCCACCTTCCTGtatttgacccttgacctcccAACGGCACCGCTGTACAAGGATGAGAAGGAGCAGCTGATCATTCCTCAGGTGCCCCTCTTCAACATCCTGGGCAAGTTCAACGGCAGCACAGAGAAG GAGTACAAAACATACAAAGAGAATTTCCTCAAGAAATTCCAGCTGACCAAACTGCCCCCCTACCTGATATTCTGCATCAAGCGCTTCACCAAGAACAACTTCTTTGTGGAGAAAAACCCCACCATTGTCAACTTCCCCATCAC TAACGTGGACCTCCGAGAGTACCTGACGGAGGAAAGCCAGGTCACAGAAAAGCACACGACCTACGACCTTGTAGCCAACGTGGTGCATGATGGGAAGCCCACCGAGGGAGCCTACAGAACACACGTACTGCACCAC GGCACGGGGAAGTGGTACGAGATGCAGGACCTGCAAGTGACGGACATCCTGCCCCAGATGATCACCCTGTCTGAGGCCTACATCCAG ATCTGGAAACGCAGGGAGGATGATGACACACCGATCCACACCGGAGCGTAG
- the LOC130384457 gene encoding UPF0561 protein C2orf68 homolog: MDIIRDEDPHDLSKRGGRLDMSHGFLHHIRRNQIARDSYDKEVKNAKELQRKVAAPPRRPRRPDIAVYNPRRRDESESGGGVETEEWNDSGSSTETEAPGTELFWLDYQDDCGTITSFIVHKEDKPDDVVKRVVDKNDLDPAMRAALRLRVRKEMDKRRDKR; the protein is encoded by the exons ATGGACATTATCAGGGACGAAGATCCGCATGATTTGAGCAAGCGTGGGGGTCGTCTAGATATGAGCCATGGTTTCCTCCACCATATTCGGCGGAATCAGATTGCGAG AGACAGTTATGATAAGGAGGTGAAAAACGCCAAGGAACTCCAGCGAAAGGTCGCTGCCCCTCCAAGACGCCCCCGTCGGCCGGACATTGCGGTCTACAACCCCCGCAGGAGAG ATGAATCCGAGTCCGGCGGGGGTGTGGAGACCGAGGAGTGGAACGACAGCGGGTCCAGCACAGAGACGGAGGCCCCAGGAACCGAACTGTTCTGGCTGGATTACCAGGACGACTGTGGCACCATCACATCTTTCATCGTCCACAAG gAGGATAAGCCAGATGACGTGGTGAAGCGTGTGGTGGATAAGAACGACCTGGACCCCGCTATGAGGGCCGCGCTCAGGCTCCGGGTTCGAAAAGAAATGGACAAAAGGCGAGACAAGCGCTGA